A stretch of DNA from Nitratireductor thuwali:
TGACGACCGCCTACACGATCTCGCTCGGAGAGCCCGACGAGATGGCCACACGGGCGCGCGCCGTCTCGGACCGGCCGCTGCTCAAGGTGAAGGTCGGCGGCGCCAATGACGTGGCCCGCATTCGAGCAGTCGCAGCGGCCGCGCCGAACAGCCGGCTCATCGTCGACGCCAATGAAGGCTGGAACGACGACAACATAAAAGACAATCTTTTGGCCTGCGCCCATCACAATGTGGCGCTGGTAGAGCAGCCGCTGCCCGCGGGGAAGGATGCGATATTACGGGATATTCCCCACGCCGTGCCGGTCTGCGCCGACGAAAGCCTGCATACCGCCGATGATCTGGAAGCGATGCGCGGCCTTTACGACGCCATCAACATCAAGCTCGACAAGACCGGTGGCCTGACGGCAGCGCTGGAACTGCGCGAAAAGGGCCGTGAACTCGGCTTCTCGATAATGATCGGCTGCATGGTCGGCACGTCGCTTGCCATGGCGCCCGGCGTCTTGTTGGCGCAAGACGCCGATTTTGTGGACCTCGACGGGCCATTGATGCTCAGGGAAGACCGTGTGCCGGGGCTCCGCTATTCCGGTGCCCTCGTTTCGCCGCCCGATCCCGACCTGTGGGGCTAGAGTGCTTCCAGGAAAAGTGGAAGCCGGTCTTCGGTCTAGAATTGCATACGGTTCGGCGCTCTTGTGAAATGGTGAACGGATCTAGGCCGGTTCGACTTCGACCGGCTTCGGGCGGATGCCGGCTTCCAGGCGTTTGCGCCCACGTTCGGCCGCTGTCGTCAACGCGGGATGGCCCGTCCATGACAGAATGTCGAAACGGCCGTCGAAATCCTCGACCAGCGCGGTGCAACTCTCCACCCAGTCGCCGGTGTTCATGTAGCGCACGCCGGCGATGTCCTCGATCGCGGCGTGATGGATATGGCCGCAGATCACTCCGTCGACATTCGACCGCACCGCTTCCTGCGCCAGGATGTCCTGAAAGGAACTGATGAACTTCACGGCCTTCTTGACCTTGACCTTGGCCCAGGAGGAGAACGACCAGTAGGGCCGCCCCATGAGCCGGCGGAAGAAGCCGACGGCCCGATTAACCAGAATGGCACCGTCATAGGCCTTATCGCCGAGATAGGCGAGCCAGCGGACATTGTGCACCACGGCGTCGAACTGGTCGCCATGGATGACCAGAAAGCGCTTTCCGTCCGCGGCCTCGTGGACAATGCGGTCGGCCACCACGATCCCGCCGAAATGCACGCCCTGGAAAGGCCGCAGGAACTCGTCGTGATTGCCGGCGATATAGTAGATTCTCGTCCCCTTGCGCGCCTTGCGCAGCAGCTTTTGCACGACGTCGTTATGGGCCTGCGGCCAATGCCAGGAGCGCCGCAGCCGCCAACCGTCGACGATATCTCCGACCAGATAGATCGTCTCCGCCTCGTGATGGCGCAGGAAGTCTATGAGGAATTCCGCCTTGGCGGGCTTCGATCCCAGGTGAACGTCCGAGATGAAGATGGTGCGGTATCTGTGGGGCGTGGCGGCGGTCATCGCTTCGTCCATGCTAGAGCCTTCTGCGGTCAGATCGAATCGTTTGGGCTCCGCATGGATGCGGAAAACCGAGGAAATGAGGGCATTTTGTGCGTTCCAGAGGCCTCAAGGCGTTCCAAGTGCGGTCGCGCCTCCTATGGCCAGATTCATGTCACAGCCATATGACGGTTGTTTATTGCCCCCCTTGCGGCTAGATGAACCGGACGGAAAATCGGGGAGAAAATCATGGATCTCGGCATCAGCGGGAAGAACGCCATCGTCTGCGCATCGAGCCGGGGCCTCGGCCGCGGTTGCGCCATGGCGCTGGCGGAGGCCGGCTGCCGCGTGGTCGTCAACGGGCGCAGCGCCGATTCGGTGAAGCGGACGGCCGAGGAGATCCGCGACCGCTTTTCCGCCGAGGTCGCCGAGGTCATCGGCGACGTGGCGGAGCCTGCGGTCCAGAAGGCGCTTCTGGCCGCGTGCCCCGCGCCAGACATCCTCGTCAACAATAATGGCGGCCCTCCCCGGCGCGACTTCCGGGAGCTTACGCGCGAAGCGATGCTCGACGGGGTGACCCAGAACATGGTCGTTCCTCTCGAGCTCATTCAGGCCGTGGTGGACGGTATGGCCGAGCGCGGTTTCGGCCGTATCGTCAACATCACCTCGCTTTCCGTGTACATGCCGATCGAAGGTCTCGACCTTTCGTCCGGCGCGCGCGCCGGTCTCACGGCCTTCCTTGCCGGGGTGTCCCGCACCGTGGCGTCCAGCAACGTGACCATCAACAACATCCTGCCCGGCAAGATGGATACCGAGCGCCTGCAAGGCGGAATTCGCCGCGGCGCAGAAACGTCGGGAATGAGCGTCGAGCAGCAGGCCAAGCTCCAGATGGAGGCAATCCCGGCCAAACGGTTCGGAACGGCAGAGGAGTTCGGCAAGGCCTGCGCTTTCCTGTGCTCTTCGCATGCGGGCTACATCACCGGCCAGAATCTCATCCTGGACGGCGGCCTCTACACCAGCGCATTCTAATTCTTCCCGCATCGCGAGCGGACAAGGGAATATTTCATGGCGGACGACCAGCCCCTATCGACCGACAGTGCGGATCTCGACGAGGCAGCCCTCTTCTTTCACCGATATCCCGTTCCAGGAAAGCTGGAGATCCAGGCAACGAAGCCGCTCGGCAATCAGCGCGACCTCGCGCTCGCCTACTCGCCCGGCGTTGCGGCGCCATGCCTTGCCATTCAGGAAGATCCGGGAATGGCGGCCGAATATACCGGGCGTTCCAATCTGGTGGCCGTGGTTTCCAATGGCTCCGCCGTCCTGGGATTGGGCGATATCGGCCCCTGGCCTCCAAGCCCGTGATGGAAGGCAAGGCGGTTCTGTTCAAGAAATTTGCCGGCATCGACGTATTCGATATCGAAATCGATGCACCCGACATTGCGCGCATGGTGGACACCGTGTCGGCGCTGGAGCCGACATTCGGTGGCATCAACCTCGAGGACATCAAGGCGCCCGAATGCTTCGAGGTGGAAGATCAGCTCAAGAAGATCATGGATATCCCGGTCTTCCACGACGACCAGCATGGCACCGCCATCATCGTCGCCGCCGCGATCCTCAACGGGCTCGAGCTTGCCGGCAAGGACATCGCGAAAGCGAAGATCGTGACTTCCGGCGCCGGCGCGGCCGCGCTCGCCTGCCTCAACCTGCTGGTTCATCTGGGCGCCAGTATCGAGAACATCTGGATCACCGACCGCTTCGGCGTCGCTTATCGTGGCCGCACCGAGGAGATGGATCGCTGGAAGGAGCCCTACTGCAAGGACACCGATGCGCGCACGCTGGCTGACGTCATCGGCGGCGCAGACATTTTCCTCGGCCTGTCGGCGGCCGGCGTCCTCAAGCCGGAAATGCTCGAGCACATGGCGGATCGTCCGCTGATCCTGGCGCTGGCCAACCCCAAGCCGGAGATAATGCCGGACCTTGCCCGGAAGGCCCGGCCGGACGCGATGATCTGCACCGGCCGCTCGGACTTTCCGAACCAGGTCAACAACGTCCTGTGCTTCCCCTACATCTTTCGCGGCGCCTTGGACGTGGGCGCAACCGCGATCAACGAGGAGATGAAGATGGCCGCCGTGCGGGCCATCGCCGCACTGGCGCGCGAGGAGACCTCCGATGTGGCGGCCCGTGCCTATTCGGGCGAGACACCGGGCTTCGGGCCGGACTTCCTCATCCCCTCGCCTTTCGACCCACGACTCATCCTGCGGATCGCACCCGCCGTCGCCAAGGCCGCCATGGAAAGCGGCGTTGCCACACGGCCGATCACCGATATGGACGCCTATCTCGACCGGCTGAACCGGTTCGTCTTCCGCTCGGTGCTCATCATGAAGCCCGTTTTCTCGGCCGCCAAGGCGGCGGGGCGGAAGCGCGTCATATATGCCGACGGCGAAGACGAAAGGGTGCTGCGCGCGGCCCAGGTCGTGCTTGAGGAAGGCATCGCCGAGCCCGTCCTGATCGGCCGGCCCCAGGTGATCGAGACGCGCCTCAAGCGCTACGGGCTGCGTATCCGCCCCGACAAGGACTTCGCCATCGTCAACCCGGAGGACGACCCGCGTTACCGCGACTATGTCGATCTCCTGAGCCGCCTCACCGGCCGGCGTGGCGTGACGCCCGAGGCGGCCCGCACGATGGTCCGCACCAACAACACGGTCATTGCCGCGCTCGCCATGATGCGCGACGAGGCCGACGCGATGATCTGCGGACTTGAAGGCCGTTTCGAGCGCCATCTGCGCAATGTCGACATGATCATCGGCCGCCGTGAAGGCGTGGACGAACTGTCCGCCCTGTCGATGCTGATCACGCAGCAGGGCGTCATGTTCTTCACCGATACCTATGTGACCGTCGACCCTTGCGCCGCCGAAATCGCCGAGATGACCGTGCTTGCGGCCGAGGAGATCCGCCGTTTCGGCATTGAGCCCAAGGCGGCGTTGCTGTCGCATTCCGACTTCGGCTCGCGGGATTCGGCGAGCGCGCTGAAGATGCGCGAGGCGACCGATATCCTGCATCGCATCGCACCGAACCTGATTGCCGACGGCGAGATGCATGGCGACTCTGCCCTGTCGGAGACCCTTCGCATGCGCGTGTTCCCGCACGCCAGCCTGAAGGGCGAGGCCAACCTGCTGGTTTTCCCGAATCTCGATTCGGCGAACATCACCCTGACCACGGTGAAGGTGATGACCGACGCGCTGCATGTCGGCCCGATCCTGCTGGGTACGGCACGGCCAGCCCACATCCTTACGCCTTCCGTCACGTCGCGCGGCGTGGTCAACATGACCGCGCTTGCGGCGGTCGAAGCCCTGCAGCACCACGCTCGCTAAATTTGCTTGTACGCGGATAAGTGGTATTTAAGACCGATGCGCTAGAGGGAGCGCATTGTGGCTGAAAGCAGTCGAACGCAGGGTTCGGCGGCTGCTGGAGTTCGGGAAAGGCGCGGCCGCCTTCCCGGGGGGCGGGCATGAACACTCACAGGCATATCGCCTATATGGTGCGGGCGTTGGCATTGGCGCTCGCCTGCGTCCCGATCCTGGCACAGCCGGCTGGAGCGCAGTCACGCGCCTGCCGCAGCCTGCAAGCACAACTGGCCTCCCTGCCTACGAGCGCATCCGCCGGTCAGGCGGCGAAATACGACCGTGCCATCGCTCAGCAGGGCGTCGAACTCGGGCGCGCGCGCGACAATGCACGCACCGCCCGCTGCGGCGGCCTCTTCGCGAGCCGCTCGCAGCAGTGCGCGCAGCTCAACGCCACGATTGCCCGCATGGCGCGCAACCTGGCGGACCTGCAGAACAAGCGCCGCACGATGACGGTGCCCTCAGGCTCTCGGCGCGAGCGCGCACGCCTCCTTGCCTCGCTCAAGGCGAACGGGTGCGGCAACAGACCCGCAGCTTCGGTCCCGGTCCGGAAGGAGGCTCCGAAACACCAGCAGGCCGCGCGGCCCGACTCCGGCGGTGCCGTCTACCGCACCATGTGCGTCCGCCTCAGCGACGGCTATTATTTCCCGATCTCCTTCTCCGTTCCCAGAATCATGTTCGACCGGGACGCGGCAGCCTGCCAGGCCCGGTGCCTTGGCACCCAAGTGGCGCTATACGCCTATGACGTGACAGCGCAGGAGAGCAGCGCCATGG
This window harbors:
- a CDS encoding UDP-2,3-diacylglucosamine diphosphatase translates to MDEAMTAATPHRYRTIFISDVHLGSKPAKAEFLIDFLRHHEAETIYLVGDIVDGWRLRRSWHWPQAHNDVVQKLLRKARKGTRIYYIAGNHDEFLRPFQGVHFGGIVVADRIVHEAADGKRFLVIHGDQFDAVVHNVRWLAYLGDKAYDGAILVNRAVGFFRRLMGRPYWSFSSWAKVKVKKAVKFISSFQDILAQEAVRSNVDGVICGHIHHAAIEDIAGVRYMNTGDWVESCTALVEDFDGRFDILSWTGHPALTTAAERGRKRLEAGIRPKPVEVEPA
- a CDS encoding SDR family oxidoreductase, with protein sequence MDLGISGKNAIVCASSRGLGRGCAMALAEAGCRVVVNGRSADSVKRTAEEIRDRFSAEVAEVIGDVAEPAVQKALLAACPAPDILVNNNGGPPRRDFRELTREAMLDGVTQNMVVPLELIQAVVDGMAERGFGRIVNITSLSVYMPIEGLDLSSGARAGLTAFLAGVSRTVASSNVTINNILPGKMDTERLQGGIRRGAETSGMSVEQQAKLQMEAIPAKRFGTAEEFGKACAFLCSSHAGYITGQNLILDGGLYTSAF
- a CDS encoding DUF2865 domain-containing protein → MNTHRHIAYMVRALALALACVPILAQPAGAQSRACRSLQAQLASLPTSASAGQAAKYDRAIAQQGVELGRARDNARTARCGGLFASRSQQCAQLNATIARMARNLADLQNKRRTMTVPSGSRRERARLLASLKANGCGNRPAASVPVRKEAPKHQQAARPDSGGAVYRTMCVRLSDGYYFPISFSVPRIMFDRDAAACQARCLGTQVALYAYDVTAQESSAMVSVADGSPYTELDTAYRYRQAPVRTPMCGAAAPAQKKSFTILAGATDKREVASIPAPIQRPDPEAQETGTEAAVDVAPAKREPREGAPAGDRRVRVVGPTFLPDQAEAIDLRAPARTPVRSAQP